In a genomic window of Streptomyces noursei ATCC 11455:
- a CDS encoding MFS transporter: MAAPDAGLPQSRRGWALVLLAGALALDTSGVAVINAALPSIGDEYGIDSSALQWTMTAYSIVFAGFLLFGGRIADVLGRRKIFAVGVALFAAASLGAALAPTVGVLITARALQGIGAALSGPASLALLSQIFPEGPQRNRALAVYAATGASSFSAGLVVGGALTDFRGWRSVFAVSVLAGVLILAGVRALLPAGRRQPRPLDIPGAILVTLGIGLVVYGVSEGSEVGWGSAQVLISLVSAVIGLAGFVVWEKGRTEPLLPTSIFRSRPVRAASLTGAVFYTGAGGLLFFSPLYAQGILGYSPFESALAVLPVGVVVIISSQIAGRLMSPAAYKPLMAASLLLIGTGVTLWVGTPADGSYWVHMLPGIVVMSAGQGLGFGAMTAATLEGLPLHQHGVAGAVNVTAQQIGNSVGLAILVAVSTGVSGGATDPADQLSGFHAAYWAAGAIGLLGGLTVLLTRFPKVDIVPSASGERP; encoded by the coding sequence ATGGCAGCGCCGGATGCCGGCCTCCCTCAAAGCCGACGCGGGTGGGCGCTCGTTCTCCTTGCCGGAGCGCTGGCGCTGGACACCAGCGGAGTTGCGGTCATCAATGCCGCCTTACCCTCCATCGGTGATGAGTACGGCATTGACAGCTCCGCGCTGCAGTGGACGATGACCGCCTATTCCATCGTGTTCGCCGGGTTCCTCCTGTTCGGGGGCAGGATCGCGGACGTCCTGGGCCGCAGGAAGATCTTCGCGGTGGGCGTTGCGCTCTTCGCCGCGGCCTCGCTGGGCGCCGCGCTCGCTCCGACCGTTGGGGTGCTGATCACGGCTCGTGCACTGCAGGGGATCGGTGCAGCGCTGTCCGGTCCTGCGTCGCTTGCTCTGCTCAGCCAGATCTTTCCTGAGGGACCGCAGCGGAACCGGGCGCTGGCGGTCTATGCGGCGACCGGCGCGTCCAGCTTCAGCGCAGGGTTGGTTGTCGGCGGGGCGCTCACCGACTTCCGTGGCTGGCGCTCGGTGTTCGCCGTCAGTGTCCTCGCCGGAGTTTTGATCCTGGCAGGGGTCCGGGCGCTGCTTCCTGCGGGCCGGCGCCAGCCGCGCCCCCTGGATATCCCGGGCGCGATCCTGGTCACCCTGGGTATAGGCCTGGTCGTGTACGGCGTCAGCGAGGGAAGTGAAGTCGGCTGGGGGTCCGCACAGGTCCTGATCTCACTGGTGTCGGCCGTGATCGGACTGGCGGGCTTCGTCGTGTGGGAGAAGGGGCGTACGGAGCCGCTGCTTCCGACGAGTATCTTCCGTAGTCGCCCGGTGAGGGCCGCCTCCCTCACCGGTGCTGTCTTCTACACCGGTGCCGGTGGGCTGCTGTTCTTCTCGCCGTTGTACGCGCAAGGGATACTCGGTTACTCGCCGTTCGAGTCTGCACTGGCCGTCCTGCCCGTGGGCGTAGTCGTGATCATCAGCTCGCAGATCGCCGGACGTCTGATGTCGCCGGCGGCTTACAAGCCCCTGATGGCTGCCAGTCTGCTCCTCATCGGAACCGGCGTCACTCTGTGGGTGGGCACGCCTGCGGATGGCTCGTACTGGGTGCACATGCTCCCCGGCATCGTGGTCATGAGCGCTGGCCAGGGGTTGGGATTCGGCGCGATGACGGCCGCCACGCTGGAGGGCCTGCCGCTCCACCAGCACGGAGTCGCTGGTGCGGTCAATGTGACTGCGCAGCAGATCGGCAACAGCGTCGGTTTGGCGATACTGGTTGCTGTTTCGACCGGTGTCAGCGGCGGTGCCACCGATCCAGCCGATCAGCTGTCAGGTTTCCACGCGGCATATTGGGCGGCGGGCGCCATCGGGCTCCTGGGTGGGCTGACCGTTCTGCTCACCAGGTTTCCCAAGGTGGACATCGTGCCATCAGCTTCCGGGGAGAGGCCGTGA
- a CDS encoding beta-ketoacyl [acyl carrier protein] synthase domain-containing protein, producing the protein MTPQPPHACVPIAVVGSACRLPGGITTLDGLWSALVEGRDLVGEVPPERFDPARWLDANAAWRSGKTYTVAGGFLDDIHGFDAGYFGMSPREAGRTDPQQRTFLELAVEALDDAGIAAASLAGSDTAVYGGVSSAAFGVMQGLEEMSTDAYTMTGGATSNVANRVSHVLDLRGPSLAVDTACSSALVALHHACEAVRTGRCQMALAGGVHVGLC; encoded by the coding sequence ATGACGCCGCAGCCTCCCCATGCCTGCGTGCCCATCGCCGTGGTGGGCTCCGCCTGTCGGCTACCGGGCGGGATCACCACGCTGGACGGGTTGTGGTCCGCGCTCGTCGAAGGAAGGGACCTGGTGGGCGAGGTTCCACCGGAGCGGTTCGACCCCGCCCGCTGGCTCGATGCCAACGCTGCCTGGCGCTCGGGGAAGACGTACACCGTCGCGGGAGGCTTCCTCGACGACATCCACGGCTTCGACGCCGGGTACTTCGGTATGTCACCGCGCGAGGCCGGGCGGACTGATCCGCAGCAGCGGACCTTCCTGGAGCTGGCGGTGGAGGCGTTGGACGACGCGGGGATCGCGGCGGCGTCGCTCGCCGGCTCCGACACCGCCGTGTACGGGGGCGTCTCCAGCGCGGCCTTCGGGGTGATGCAGGGGCTGGAGGAGATGTCGACCGACGCCTACACCATGACCGGCGGCGCCACCTCCAACGTCGCCAACCGCGTCTCGCACGTCCTGGACCTGCGTGGCCCCAGCCTCGCCGTGGACACCGCCTGCTCCTCCGCCCTGGTCGCCCTGCACCACGCCTGCGAGGCAGTGCGCACCGGGCGCTGCCAGATGGCGTTGGCCGGCGGTGTCCATGTAGGGCTTTGTTAG
- a CDS encoding DUF1266 domain-containing protein, translating to MQMAPVLGHPPVAWDFGRYATVVRLAFGAGYVDGPGAWQLLGHAVAPVAQTYRSWNAFAHDFIAGRDLWMRSAGAEWSGSQQDTVQAAQRLLDPTNANSPWRQVPWEAIYQPDQPQHS from the coding sequence ATGCAGATGGCCCCCGTCCTCGGGCATCCTCCCGTGGCCTGGGACTTCGGCCGCTATGCCACGGTCGTCAGGCTCGCCTTCGGAGCCGGATACGTGGACGGGCCAGGCGCTTGGCAGCTCCTGGGACATGCGGTGGCTCCCGTGGCGCAGACGTACCGCTCCTGGAACGCGTTCGCACACGACTTCATCGCCGGCCGAGATCTGTGGATGCGCAGTGCCGGAGCCGAATGGTCCGGCTCCCAACAAGACACAGTGCAAGCCGCCCAACGCCTCCTCGATCCCACCAACGCCAACAGTCCCTGGCGACAAGTCCCCTGGGAGGCCATCTACCAGCCCGACCAGCCACAGCACTCCTGA
- a CDS encoding SDR family NAD(P)-dependent oxidoreductase — translation MSEQRVVLVTGGGTGIGAATARLLRTAGHQVVISGRRPEPLRRVAEETGALAHPSDAADPQAVRELVEATVAAYGRRDGVVLNAGIGRGGAVGDIAVEDWEEQIRTNLTGPFLLLRAALPHLLAARGAVVAVASVGALRNSVGNAGYATSKAGLLHLCRSLTVDYGPQGLRANTVCPGWVRTEMADQRMIRFATEAGLAGGTEAAYEEANRLTPAGRPGDPQEVAEAIDWLLSPAASYVNGAVLTVDGGVTTVGVGGAAFDHRIEPRTPRP, via the coding sequence ATGTCGGAACAGCGTGTTGTCCTGGTGACGGGTGGGGGAACTGGAATCGGGGCCGCCACCGCCCGGCTGCTGCGCACCGCCGGGCACCAGGTCGTGATCTCCGGGCGGCGGCCCGAGCCACTGCGCCGGGTGGCCGAGGAGACCGGAGCACTGGCCCACCCCTCCGACGCCGCCGACCCCCAGGCCGTGCGCGAGCTCGTCGAGGCGACGGTTGCGGCCTACGGCAGACGCGACGGCGTGGTGCTCAACGCCGGAATCGGGCGGGGCGGTGCGGTCGGCGACATCGCGGTCGAGGACTGGGAAGAACAGATACGGACCAACCTCACCGGGCCGTTCCTGCTGCTGCGTGCCGCGCTGCCGCATCTGCTGGCGGCCCGCGGCGCGGTGGTCGCGGTCGCCTCGGTCGGTGCGCTCCGCAACAGCGTCGGCAACGCCGGATATGCGACATCCAAGGCGGGTTTGCTCCACCTCTGCCGCTCCCTCACCGTCGACTACGGGCCACAGGGGCTGCGGGCCAACACGGTGTGTCCGGGCTGGGTGCGTACGGAGATGGCCGACCAGCGGATGATACGGTTCGCGACGGAGGCGGGGCTGGCGGGCGGTACCGAGGCGGCATACGAGGAGGCGAACCGGCTGACTCCTGCCGGGCGGCCGGGCGATCCGCAGGAGGTCGCCGAGGCGATCGACTGGCTGCTGTCGCCCGCCGCGTCCTACGTCAACGGGGCCGTCCTCACCGTCGACGGCGGGGTGACCACGGTCGGCGTCGGCGGTGCCGCCTTCGACCACCGGATCGAGCCCCGCACCCCGCGCCCGTAG
- a CDS encoding DUF1269 domain-containing protein has product MNDNILFLNVNDPQAGHQALDALRQAHATGEVKLREAAVVARDADGVLDFPDAVDSTGTARAFTVGGLIGGLLGILGGPLGVMIGFGAGGLIGGAHDAREATAATAALEMLAAEVPPGSTVLVAELVEDDPSRVDELLAPYGTAARYPAREVRKEVEEAIAQKG; this is encoded by the coding sequence ATGAACGACAACATCCTTTTCCTGAACGTCAACGACCCGCAGGCCGGCCACCAGGCGCTCGACGCGCTGCGGCAGGCGCACGCCACCGGCGAGGTGAAATTGCGCGAGGCGGCGGTCGTCGCGCGCGACGCCGACGGCGTCCTGGACTTCCCCGACGCCGTCGACAGCACCGGCACCGCCCGGGCCTTCACCGTCGGTGGCCTGATCGGCGGGCTCCTGGGCATCCTCGGCGGCCCGCTCGGCGTCATGATCGGCTTCGGCGCGGGCGGGCTGATCGGCGGCGCCCATGACGCGCGCGAGGCGACCGCAGCCACCGCGGCGCTGGAGATGCTGGCGGCGGAAGTGCCGCCGGGAAGCACCGTGCTGGTGGCCGAACTGGTGGAGGACGATCCCTCACGCGTCGACGAACTGCTCGCCCCTTACGGGACGGCCGCGCGCTATCCCGCGAGAGAGGTCCGCAAGGAAGTGGAGGAGGCCATCGCACAGAAGGGTTAG
- a CDS encoding IS701 family transposase — protein sequence MTPEEMEEVRPRLEAFAAEMLGSLPRCDQRAKGELYLRGLMLDGKRKSMQPMAERLGVDHQQLQQFVSSSTWDWTVVRQRLAQWAAAHVAPQAYAIDDVGFPKDGYDSPGVARMYCGALGKQGNCQIAVSVNLVSDHASSAVDWRLFVPESWDDTTTEDDRLLAEAIRRRRAKAGIPDCERHREKWRLALEMLDEVRGDWELPDLPVVADAGYGDATGFREGLTERGLTYAVAVKGTTTAYPGQAVPVRPPYSGRGRPPVPAYPIPHTTLRQLALDTGRSAARTVTWRQGSKTTKRNPKVAMRSRFLALRVRPANRTIRRATDGSLPECWLLAEWPSGSAEPTNYWLSTLPADTPLRELVRTAKIRWRIEHDYRELKDGLGLDHFEGRNYPGWHRHVTLTALAQAFCTLLRLDPKAPAPA from the coding sequence GTGACTCCTGAGGAGATGGAAGAGGTCCGTCCGCGCCTGGAGGCGTTTGCGGCGGAGATGCTCGGCTCGCTGCCGCGTTGTGATCAGCGGGCCAAGGGCGAGTTGTACCTGCGTGGGCTGATGCTGGACGGCAAACGCAAGTCGATGCAGCCGATGGCCGAGCGTCTGGGAGTGGACCATCAGCAACTCCAGCAGTTCGTCTCCTCCTCCACCTGGGACTGGACCGTGGTCCGTCAGCGGCTGGCGCAGTGGGCGGCTGCGCATGTCGCACCACAGGCGTACGCCATCGACGATGTGGGCTTTCCCAAGGACGGCTACGACTCTCCGGGGGTGGCGCGGATGTACTGCGGCGCGCTGGGCAAGCAAGGCAACTGCCAGATTGCCGTCAGCGTCAACCTGGTGTCCGACCACGCCTCCTCGGCCGTCGACTGGCGCCTGTTCGTGCCCGAGAGCTGGGACGACACCACGACCGAGGACGACAGGCTGCTGGCCGAGGCCATCCGACGCCGACGCGCCAAGGCAGGGATCCCGGACTGTGAGCGGCACCGGGAGAAGTGGCGCCTGGCCTTGGAGATGCTGGATGAGGTGCGAGGGGACTGGGAACTTCCCGACTTGCCGGTGGTAGCCGATGCCGGGTATGGGGACGCCACCGGCTTTCGCGAGGGCCTGACCGAGCGCGGCCTGACCTACGCGGTGGCGGTCAAGGGCACCACCACCGCCTATCCGGGCCAGGCGGTCCCCGTCCGCCCTCCCTACAGCGGCCGGGGCCGACCACCCGTGCCGGCCTACCCGATCCCGCACACCACCTTGCGGCAACTCGCCCTGGATACGGGCAGGTCCGCGGCGCGGACTGTCACCTGGCGCCAGGGCAGCAAGACCACAAAACGCAACCCCAAAGTCGCGATGCGCTCCCGGTTCCTGGCCCTGCGGGTCCGTCCGGCCAACCGCACCATCCGCCGCGCCACCGACGGCTCCCTACCCGAATGCTGGCTGCTGGCCGAATGGCCATCCGGCTCTGCCGAACCCACCAACTACTGGCTGTCCACCCTGCCCGCCGACACCCCACTACGCGAACTGGTCCGCACCGCCAAGATCCGCTGGCGCATCGAGCACGACTACCGCGAACTCAAGGACGGCCTGGGACTGGACCACTTCGAAGGCCGCAACTACCCCGGATGGCACCGCCACGTCACCCTCACCGCCCTCGCCCAGGCATTCTGCACCCTGCTCAGGCTCGACCCAAAAGCCCCTGCGCCGGCCTGA
- a CDS encoding MMPL family transporter yields the protein MGGGVTAFSRSDQQARDLVREIRALPGPGPGPVLVGGETAAMIDEEQTIGRMLGLVAVLIVGATAVALWCFTRSLVILLKALIMNALSFGAAFGIAVWVFQEGHLHGQRGHGADDCCVGERSPVDLRRWRSMTGGACCVGDR from the coding sequence GTGGGTGGAGGCGTCACCGCCTTCTCGCGCTCGGATCAGCAGGCGCGCGACCTCGTCCGGGAGATCCGTGCGCTCCCCGGCCCCGGCCCCGGCCCGGTCCTGGTGGGTGGCGAGACCGCGGCCATGATCGACGAGGAGCAGACGATCGGACGGATGCTCGGCCTGGTCGCGGTGTTGATCGTGGGCGCGACCGCGGTGGCACTGTGGTGCTTCACCAGGAGCCTCGTCATTCTCTTGAAGGCGCTCATCATGAACGCACTGAGTTTCGGCGCCGCTTTTGGCATCGCGGTATGGGTCTTCCAGGAAGGGCACCTGCATGGTCAGCGGGGGCATGGCGCGGATGACTGCTGTGTCGGAGAGCGATCACCTGTGGACCTGCGGCGTTGGAGATCGATGACCGGGGGGGCCTGCTGCGTTGGAGATCGATGA
- a CDS encoding GNAT family N-acetyltransferase: MTYALSLARHEHEVRAAQRLRHLVFVEELGAADLDIDGLDADGLDEHCDHPLAHEDGTGALVAACRLLAPKGALAAGSCAAEADFDLSPHRPLDGDLVEISRACIHPAHRDGILVLMMALGVARYVLQTGHQWVGGDCLVPLGEHGEVPSAVWQMVAPRHLSPEEYRVSPRVPLRQRDVCAPLDPQLIPPLVNGALSLGAWVCGDLGYSPRFGTAALYVLMSMRRVDPAHLRSLPDFASA; the protein is encoded by the coding sequence GTGACGTACGCGCTTTCGCTGGCGCGGCACGAGCACGAGGTTCGGGCTGCCCAGCGGCTCCGCCACCTGGTGTTCGTGGAGGAGCTGGGTGCTGCCGACCTCGACATCGACGGTCTTGATGCCGATGGCCTCGACGAACACTGTGACCACCCGCTCGCCCACGAGGACGGCACCGGAGCCCTGGTCGCTGCCTGTCGGCTGCTGGCGCCGAAGGGAGCCCTGGCCGCGGGGAGTTGTGCGGCCGAGGCGGACTTCGACCTCAGTCCACACAGGCCGCTCGACGGCGATCTCGTGGAGATCAGCAGGGCGTGCATCCATCCGGCGCACCGTGACGGCATCCTGGTGCTGATGATGGCGCTCGGCGTCGCCCGCTACGTCCTCCAGACAGGGCATCAATGGGTGGGGGGAGATTGCCTGGTGCCACTGGGGGAGCACGGCGAAGTTCCCTCTGCCGTGTGGCAGATGGTCGCCCCCCGGCACCTGTCGCCAGAGGAATACCGGGTCAGTCCACGCGTTCCGCTGCGCCAGCGGGATGTCTGCGCACCGCTGGATCCTCAGTTGATTCCGCCGCTGGTGAACGGTGCCCTCTCGCTCGGCGCGTGGGTGTGCGGAGACCTCGGCTACAGCCCGAGGTTCGGTACCGCCGCGCTGTACGTCCTGATGTCGATGCGCCGGGTCGATCCGGCACACCTGCGAAGCCTCCCCGATTTCGCTTCCGCGTGA
- a CDS encoding MerR family transcriptional regulator, which yields MLKQTVMRIGELADLTGVSPRSLRYYEQQGLLAPQRADNGYRAYDPLDAVRVANIKELLDAGLTLEDVRPALEKGCLDAPLRQSAYCAEELNMATDRLATLDDRIAALQELRGRLAKHIDETVATRPAVGEGWCGAPQRGQEFRRRADQSFPAADSRLVRAGPDETPTVPWVTIGVRSDTS from the coding sequence ATGTTGAAGCAGACCGTGATGCGGATCGGAGAACTGGCCGACCTCACCGGCGTCAGCCCCCGATCCCTGCGCTACTACGAGCAACAGGGTCTGCTGGCCCCGCAGCGCGCCGACAACGGCTACCGCGCGTACGACCCGTTGGATGCCGTTCGGGTCGCGAACATCAAGGAGCTCCTGGACGCGGGGCTCACCCTGGAGGATGTCCGCCCCGCCCTGGAGAAGGGCTGCCTGGACGCGCCGCTGCGACAATCCGCGTACTGCGCCGAGGAGTTGAATATGGCCACCGACCGGCTGGCCACACTCGATGACCGGATCGCCGCGCTCCAGGAGCTCCGGGGACGGCTGGCCAAGCACATCGACGAGACGGTGGCCACACGCCCGGCGGTGGGCGAGGGCTGGTGTGGAGCACCGCAGCGCGGTCAGGAATTCCGGCGCCGCGCCGATCAGTCGTTCCCTGCCGCTGACTCCCGCCTCGTTCGCGCCGGCCCCGACGAAACTCCAACAGTTCCCTGGGTAACCATCGGAGTACGAAGTGACACTTCATGA